The following is a genomic window from Aphis gossypii isolate Hap1 chromosome X, ASM2018417v2, whole genome shotgun sequence.
ataatatagccataaataaaatccttttccaattgaaaattttgatgTCATTGAGATATTTCTTTACAAGTATCTATAATGAAGCCTCAGTGATAGTGAATGTCAGTTGGATTATCAGCGTCTTAGTGATATTGATATTCAGTGTATGTGCAAATACTTGCCAACAACcccaaatacttttaataaaccgtataattatattatattataccgtattatagtatacaaaataatttttcgagCGGGTACTCAACAATCCAATGCTGACTGCTTATCACGCATACGCATTGTGCAGAATGAATCACCTGTTTTGGAAATTAGTTTCACGGATTTAGAACCTGGGGAAAAACatgcaattattaattcacTTTTTTTCTAGGCCGATGgtagtattaaaaatgcacAGCCAAacgagaatttatttttaccgatACCTAGTAATATTGTCGTAACACATAGAGCAGGGGTCTTAAACCCGGGGTTGAAGACCCACCCTGTCATAATATGCGACCCGCGATCACATTTGAAATTTAGcatgtatattttctatttcgaAAACATTGGTTAACTAAAACtgaatgtttgtataatatatatgtttttactaCGAATGCGGCCCGCaagatttttgaataataatacatagccTGCtgcaaaaaaatgttgaagacCCCTGATATAGAGCTATCCGAGAaatcttaattaataaaaaatcggGTTGTCTGGAAAGCCGGTTttcagaatataattttacgtaATAACGTCATAAGAAATCACTTCATATTCATCAAAGTCGTTGATTTTCTTTGATGAACCATTCCGAGATCAACTCCAGCTGTGCTGTAGTGATAGTTTGAGGTCGTTTTTGAACCACAGTTGATCGCAAACCGAACAAAAGCGTacacggaaaaaaatatttactaaaatattttagttaatttacctaaattatagTAAGAAATACTAACTTTAAATGGTAagcataactataaaattatagatgaatatttttagtttttttacctatattttggtaatttcaactaaaaaattttagtattttagattctgagcgaagcgaggaatgtattggttgtacaatgatgtttatttcttttttattcggTAAACACTTTTTCTGCCCCTAAACTTACTCAAAAGTACAAGTGtagcatattttctgaaagcTAATGTTCTTGAACTGGTACTTTAGAGAGgtcatttttggatttttgaaACAGTACTCGAAATAAAAACGGTTAAAGGAGAAAAAACATACGATATCacgattttgtaatattaaataattacggaTGGCTTTGTTATCACtatagaaacgaataaaattaaaggaaAAAGATCCCCTCGTTCGCtcagaatagttttttatcgaatgcaaTCATTGTATTCTAATCaaatacctacagtaaaattacactattcTGTCCGAGGACCGAAGAGACGATCGACAAACACCCACTAGACACTGTAATTCGCTGacctactttttattattgtttaaatttttatagtaattatcgCAATATTACATCAGACAACGGCTGCCCGTCcactgttatttttgtttttacctaTTTCGGGTTTTTTTACCTCCATAGCAGTGATTGAGAGTTTCAGGCTTTTCTTTTTactcttttgtttttttttccgtgtCCGTTATCATAATTGCgtcatttgaaatttaaattttcttaagtgttaaattttaatttttcaattgtcACTCGTGAATTTTTCACCTGACATCAATACGTTTTTGctgttatttgtatacatgtaagtataaatgtacctatatataatttttgtttacatactatagtattaatttttaaagatggTCGTTAAGTTGACAGTTGTTTTCAATGGTAAATGACGTGATTTTGTGACATATTAAAGGCAAAGGCCgactattaattatgatagttaggaattgtgtatttaatcatattaattattttttgtattttattatatttattatttattaaaaaaaatatttaaaaacgatatattaaaattaaaaattaaaaaaatgtaggtaaaaaatataaaaagttgtaggtaaaaaaaaataaaaaaataatttatttggtgaaaaaaaataaattttttttagtaatttggtaaaaatttgtaacataaatttaagttttttagatTTCTTAGTTCCATTATTCCTGCATTTTATATACGTTTCCGATTGTACTTCTAACAgctcatttataaatacatatataaatacttggaCGCCCACTATAAAAACAAGGGTcgtaaaaaattgtgtttttattaaaagtaataatggtATGTAtaggttttgtatttttaatgaatataattaacatttatatttaagtaattaattaattcagtttttttattgttattatttttactttaattattatcagaaTACAATTATACTGATAAAGTTGTGATTGAAAATACTTCCTTAAATGATTCAAataaggtacctatttatatttataaattaacttaaataaaaagttaaatataataaatatcttatatttgaATGTCCAAATAGGCTAATtgtgaaattgaaaatatattgaatttatattcagATGGAAaaatgactataaaatattacaaattaaacaataaattaagcaattttatgagaaatattttatccactgtgttaataataaatgaacttaaaaatgatccagaatttaaaattagcaaaataagaTTTGAAACATTATCTaaaggtttaatttttttagtttaagagATGGAACCTAAACCTGACTTTGTGCTTTGCGTAGCCAAAAGATTTTACTGCTTTGTAGTTCACTAGCCTTTAATGGACCGAAACAAGTACTACTGCTCCGTTTAGCTTTAGGTTTgcaattatgaataaatctcTGTATGTATGCTGTAATGCGCAATAGGTTAGTCCATTTTGAACATCTCTCCAAGAGCCATTGTGAATTAACCTCTGTGACAGCTAACGCTAAATTTAATGGTCGTAACTCCGGTAGTTCATCAGTAGGAATGAAGCGATTTGGCCAGTAAGTGATATCTTGTTGAAGCCATGATGGACCACACCACCAGATACTGTCAGAAGAGAGTATCGATTCGACTGGAACTCCTCGAGATATAAGGTCTGCTGGATTATCAGAAGTAGGCACGTATCGccacattttaatttcagtcATATCTCTGATTTGTGTTACACGGTTAGCAACAAAGGTTTTGAGCTGAACTTCTGCCTGAATCCAACCAATAACTACCGTTGAATCCGTCCAAAGATTGATATCAGTGCTTTGGAGTGCTAGTCCAATACGTGCAAGCTCAGTTCTGGCTTCTACCATGAGTTCAGATAATAAAAGGGCACCGCATAATTCCAGACGAGGAATAGTGGTAGTATGCATGGGTGCCACTCTTGATTTTGACATTAATAAACTTACTTGTATCTTAGCATCAGCCAGAGGGGAGCATAAGTAGATACAAGCACCGTAAGCTTCCTGCGAAGCATCGCAGAAGCCATGCAATGAGACATTAGAACTTAACTTAGATATAACTCTTCGCGGAATAGACAATTCTTCAAGTCTTTTAAGGCTTGAGTAAAACTTTATCCAACGACCTTGCAGATCTGGTGACAAAGTGGAATCCCAATTCAATTTGAGGGACCATAACTGTTGTAGAAACACCTTTCCCTTTATAAGTACAGGTGATAATAATCCCAGCGGGTCATATATTCGGTTTATGTCAGAGAGCAAAGATCGCTTGGTCATATTGCTTGGTGGCTTCCAATTGGCAAGAGAAAAATGGAAGGTGTCAGAGCTAGGTTGCCATGACAGGCCAAGGGTGCTGACAGTGTCTTCATTAGTTAGTGACAATCGATAGGTTG
Proteins encoded in this region:
- the LOC126552290 gene encoding uncharacterized protein LOC126552290, translating into MSNKSALALFFTKANERSREEQSAEDHFTSTFQQDESGRFIVRLPLSQDPFLLGDSRFMAQKRFFNLERRFAKDKVLEAEYKAFMQEYLSMGHMQLTTSECHAPTYYLPHHAVVKDSSITTKVRVVFDGFAPASSGLSLNDILLKGPKVQPDIISIILRFRLHAVAITADVAKMYRQVLLHEDDRNLHRICYRESPDQPLQDYKLCTVTYGTKSASFLATRCLMQLSRQTNDPVLQRIISEYFYVDDLLSGGQNDDQCYELHQSISKILEEAGFPLRKWCSNSPTLMSRISTTSAEPTYRLSLTNEDTVSTLGLSWQPSSDTFHFSLANWKPPSNMTKRSLLSDINRIYDPLGLLSPVLIKGKVFLQQLWSLKLNWDSTLSPDLQGRWIKFYSSLKRLEELSIPRRVISKLSSNVSLHGFCDASQEAYGACIYLCSPLADAKIQVSLLMSKSRVAPMHTTTIPRLELCGALLLSELMVEARTELARIGLALQSTDINLWTDSTVVIGWIQAEVQLKTFVANRVTQIRDMTEIKMWRYVPTSDNPADLISRGVPVESILSSDSIWWCGPSWLQQDITYWPNRFIPTDELPELRPLNLALAVTEVNSQWLLERCSKWTNLLRITAYIQRFIHNCKPKAKRSSSTCFGPLKASELQSSKIFWLRKAQSQV